The following coding sequences lie in one Fundulus heteroclitus isolate FHET01 chromosome 20, MU-UCD_Fhet_4.1, whole genome shotgun sequence genomic window:
- the LOC105939259 gene encoding type-1 angiotensin II receptor-associated protein isoform X1 has product MEIPAINLKAIVLAHWLLTVWGSMVWLPPSYSWGNFSVLAVGVWAIAQRDSVDAVLMFLMGMAVTILTDVIHFGIFYPLMEFAGERRFTAGMAILNLLLKPISCFFVYQMYRERGGDYNVNFGFPSVSRNRDAYQSIDQQDESSSPTNPFNQAQDSKPGVRTY; this is encoded by the exons atGGAAATCCCTGCGATAAACCTAAAG GCCATAGTGCTGGCACACTGGCTGCTCACTGTGTG GGGAAGCATGGTTTGGCTACCCCCGTCCTATTCATGGGGGAACTTCAGTGTTTTAGCAGTTGGAGTGTGGGCGATTGCACAGAGGGACTCCGTTGACGCTGTCCTGAtg TTTCTTATGGGAATGGCCGTCACGATATTGACAGACGTTATCCATTTTGGGATCTTTTATCCGCTGATGGAGTTTGCGGGAGAGAGACGCTTCACCGCAGGCATGGCCATCCTCAACCTGCTGCTTAAACCCATTTCCTGTTTCTTTGTCTACCAAATGTACCGCGAACGAGGAGGAGATTACAACGTCAACTTTG GTTTCCCTTCTGTATCTCGAAACAGAGATGCTTATCAGTCCATTGACCAGCAGGATGAGTCTTCAAGTCCAACAAATCCCTTCAACCAGGCTCAGGACAGCAAACCAGGGGTCCGCACTTACTAG
- the LOC105939259 gene encoding type-1 angiotensin II receptor-associated protein isoform X2 produces the protein MEIPAINLKAIVLAHWLLTVWGSMVWLPPSYSWGNFSVLAVGVWAIAQRDSVDAVLMFLMGMAVTILTDVIHFGIFYPLMEFAGERRFTAGMAILNLLLKPISCFFVYQMYRERGGDYNVNFDLETSVDSRCTTDSADSAFFGRRY, from the exons atGGAAATCCCTGCGATAAACCTAAAG GCCATAGTGCTGGCACACTGGCTGCTCACTGTGTG GGGAAGCATGGTTTGGCTACCCCCGTCCTATTCATGGGGGAACTTCAGTGTTTTAGCAGTTGGAGTGTGGGCGATTGCACAGAGGGACTCCGTTGACGCTGTCCTGAtg TTTCTTATGGGAATGGCCGTCACGATATTGACAGACGTTATCCATTTTGGGATCTTTTATCCGCTGATGGAGTTTGCGGGAGAGAGACGCTTCACCGCAGGCATGGCCATCCTCAACCTGCTGCTTAAACCCATTTCCTGTTTCTTTGTCTACCAAATGTACCGCGAACGAGGAGGAGATTACAACGTCAACTTTG ACTTAGAGACCTCTGTGGACAGTCGATGCACCACAGACAGTGCAGACAGTGCCTTTTTTGGCCGCCGCTACTGA